A genomic stretch from Bacterioplanes sanyensis includes:
- a CDS encoding MerR family transcriptional regulator translates to MTSPHDEPQAAYYPIRVVSNETGVNAITLRAWERRYGLITPKRTAKGHRLYTEDDIRLIKQVVTLLNRGIPISQARAMLDHDQDASDIGIGLQTQPSQWHQYREQLSEAVQAFDDQQLGKTFDEVSQFFPIDIALRFLLIPIYAQLRDSVTQPLGHARLRFYSGFLHARLAWRLSEQSQRQPQASILVASVGQDDNIELLLTAILLKQMGLRCIWMNGLLSANNIVECLTSMNWQAALLQLPSTADQQQLGFVKDIAVESGRPVFVSGAPATLHDTLRQLGVIALQDDVQQAALNIRDLLTGAPA, encoded by the coding sequence ATGACCAGCCCACACGATGAACCACAGGCCGCGTATTACCCCATCAGGGTGGTATCCAATGAAACCGGGGTGAATGCCATTACCCTGCGTGCCTGGGAACGTCGCTACGGCCTGATTACCCCCAAACGTACCGCCAAAGGCCATCGGCTTTACACCGAAGACGACATTCGCCTGATCAAACAAGTGGTCACTCTGCTCAATCGCGGCATCCCGATTTCCCAAGCCAGAGCCATGCTCGACCACGACCAAGACGCCTCGGACATCGGCATCGGCTTGCAAACCCAGCCGTCTCAATGGCATCAGTACCGCGAGCAATTGTCAGAAGCTGTACAAGCTTTCGACGATCAGCAATTGGGCAAAACCTTCGACGAAGTCAGTCAGTTTTTCCCCATTGATATTGCTCTGCGCTTTCTGCTGATTCCTATCTACGCGCAGCTGCGCGACAGCGTTACCCAGCCGCTGGGTCATGCGCGCTTGCGCTTTTACAGTGGCTTCTTGCACGCACGGCTAGCCTGGCGCTTGTCTGAGCAAAGCCAGCGCCAGCCGCAGGCCAGCATCTTAGTCGCCAGCGTCGGCCAAGACGACAACATCGAACTGCTGCTAACGGCCATTTTGCTCAAGCAAATGGGTCTGCGCTGCATCTGGATGAATGGCTTGTTGAGCGCCAACAACATTGTTGAATGCCTGACCAGCATGAACTGGCAGGCCGCTTTGCTGCAGCTGCCAAGCACCGCCGATCAACAACAGTTAGGCTTTGTGAAAGACATTGCCGTTGAGTCCGGTCGGCCAGTATTCGTAAGCGGAGCACCCGCCACACTGCATGACACGCTACGCCAATTGGGCGTTATCGCCTTACAGGACGACGTACAGCAAGCTGCACTCAATATCCGCGATCTGCTCACTGGCGCACCCGCATGA